One genomic region from Pyxicephalus adspersus chromosome 1, UCB_Pads_2.0, whole genome shotgun sequence encodes:
- the SIRT2 gene encoding NAD-dependent protein deacetylase sirtuin-2 gives MAAEANESEELKPKLEDSEESDSSEESSSASEMDFLRDLFSRTLGIGTPDKVLDELTLEGVSKFMLSEKCKNVVFMVGAGISTSAGIPDFRSPGSGLYSNLQKYNLPYPEAIFEIGFFKENPEPFFALARELYPGQFKPTICHYFMRLMKEKGLFLRCYTQNIDTLERVAGLSSDDLVEAHGTFHTSHCVGTFCREEYPLSWMKEKIFSDLIPKCEKCNNLVKPDIVFFGESLPSRFFSTLKLDFPKADLLIVMGTSLQVQPFASLVGKVPSKTPRLLINKEKSGQGDSFFGMLGLGGGMDFDSDKAYRDVAWLGNCDDGCLALAEFLGWKAELQELVKKEHAAIDAAAKKSDSASGKSEAKQSPKKTQE, from the exons ATGGCTGCAG aagcAAACGAAAGCGAGGAACTCAAACCCAAGTTGGAAGATTCAGAG GAATCAGATTCCAGCGAAGAAAGCAGTAGTGCTTCAGAAA TGGATTTCCTGCGTGATCTTTTTTCCCGGACGTTGGGCATTGGCACGCCAGACAAAGTCCTTGATGAACTTACCCTTGAAGGAGTGAGCAAATTCATGCTCAGTGAAAAAT gCAAGAATGTTGTGTTTATGGTTGGAGCAGGCATCTCAACAT ctgcaggaATCCCTGATTTCCGTTCACCAGGGAGTGGATTGTACTCAAATCTTCAAAAATACAATCTTCCATATCCTGAAGCCATATTTGAGATTGGATTCTTTAAG GAAAACCCAGAACCATTTTTTGCTTTGGCTCGAGAACTATATCCTGGCCAGTTCAAG ccaactatttgtcattattttatgCGCCTGATGAAAGAAAAGGGCTTGTTTCTTCGCTGCTACACTCAG AACATAGACACGCTCGAGCGAGTAGCCGGCCTTTCTTCTGATGACTTGGTTGAGGCTCATGGAACTTTCCACACGTCTCACTGTGTGGGGACATTTTGTAGAGAGGAGTATCCTCTGTCATGGATGAAAG AAAAGATTTTCTCTGACCTGATCCCTAAGTGTGAAAAGTGTAACAATTTAGTGAAGCCAG atattgTGTTTTTTGGGGAAAGCCTGCCATCCCGGTTCTTCTCTACTTTAAAGCTC gatTTTCCCAAGGCCGATCTCCTAATTGTGATGGGAACATCTCTTCAAGTTCAGCCTTTTGCTTCTCTTGTTGGCAA GGTGCCAAGTAAGACACCGCGTCTTTTAATCAACAAGGAAAAATCTGGTCAG gGAGATTCATTTTTTGGAATGCTTGGTTTAGGAGGTGGAATGGATTTTGATTCAGACAAAGCTTACAG gGATGTAGCCTGGCTTGGAAATTGTGATGATGGTTGTCTTGCCTTAGCTGAATTCCTGGGATGGAAG GCTGAGCTACAAGAACTGGTGAAGAAAGAACATGCAGCCATTGATGCAGCAGCTAAGAAATCAGACAGTGCATCAGGGAAGTCGGAAGCAAAGCAGTCCCCTAAGAAAACGCAGGAGTAA